A window of Apium graveolens cultivar Ventura chromosome 8, ASM990537v1, whole genome shotgun sequence contains these coding sequences:
- the LOC141679718 gene encoding uncharacterized protein LOC141679718, whose protein sequence is MPRGRPKKNPPPPPEEDSHDTQPHLPQIQDRRQHRDPTPPQNQDDPMRLLVAFLRQQTQNPPTRGGGPQDQQTPSTVTFKSFKSLNPPEFKGTTDPVEARVWLREIEKTFEIVDVEEEKKTIFAAYMLEGEANYWWEAKKTLETTFPIPWTRFTELFLEKYFPKYMENQMELKFLELKEGNMSVAEYEAKFTELSRFIPYHVDTDEKKAKQFQQGLKPYIQNRIAVFEITNYTTLVQKAAIMESGSELYAKDANVKKRKFQNHSGRSFEKKVENQPGKRPFVKREDTNIGNRRIENVGARKDNTKFRTPQNSNLLQGRPPIPECKTCGRKHPGECYQANVTCFNCGQKGHYASRCKEKATICYSCGKKGHMAKDFRKQAPKESSTLRLMAPPSNKPTARTFNMTVKDVVADNDVIAGTLLVNSEDACILIDSGATRSFISLNFMSKLGIESATLEEVMAIEVANQEVVNVDQPEGKRVMMYGRKQRKKFLTMMEAKRFLRQGCQAYLAHVIDIEKHTPKNKEIPVVNEFEDVFPEELSGLPPNREIEFTIDLAPGTQPISKAPYRMAPIEIKELATQLQELLEKGVIRPSVSP, encoded by the exons ATGCCAAGAGGACGGCCTAAGAAGAATCCTCCACCTCCACCAGAAGAAGATAGCCATGATACCCAACCTCACCTACCACAAATCCAAGACCGAAGGCAACATAGGGACCCGACCCCACCTCAGAATCAAGATGATCCTATGCGACTATTGGTGGCATTTCTGCGACAACAAACTCAAAATCCTCCAACTAGAGGAGGAGGACCACAAGATCAGCAAACCCCATCTACTGTTACCTTCAAATCCTTTAAATCTTTGAACCCTCCTGAGTTCAAAGGTACTACTGACCCTGTTGAGGCTCGAGTTTGGCTTCGTGAGATCGAAAAGACATTTGAAATAGTTGATGTTGAAGAAGAGAAGAAAACTATCTTTGCTGCTTATATGCTAgaaggagaagctaactattggtgggaagccAAGAAAACACTTGAAACCACTTTTCCTATACCATGGACTAGATTTACGGAACTATTCCTCGAAAAGTACTTTCCAAAATACATGGAAAATCAGATGGAACTTAAGTTTTTAGAACTTAAGGAAGGAAACATGTCAGTAGCtgaatatgaagctaagttcacTGAGCTCTCTAGGTTCATCCCATACCATGTTGACACTGATGAGAAGAAAGCCAAGcaatttcagcaaggactaaaacccTACATTCAGAACCGCATAGCTGTGTTTGAAATCACCAACTACACTACACTAGTTCAAAAAGCTGCAATTATGGAAAGTGGAAGCGAACTGTATGCTAAGGATGCAAATGTGAAGAAGAGAAAGTTCCAAAACCATAGTGGAAGAAGTTTTGAAAAAAAGGTTGAAAATCAGCCAGGGAAACGACCTTTTGTGAAACGTGAGGACACGAATATTGGAAATAGAAGGATTGAAAATGTTGGTGCTCGGAAGGATAATACAAAATTCAGGACCCCTCAAAACTCTAACTTGCTTCAGGGCAGACCTCCTATACCTGAGTGCAAAACATGTGGAAGAAAGCATCCTGGGGAGTGTTATCAGGCAAATGTCACTTGTTTCAACTGCGGACAAAAAGGACACTATGCGTCTCGCTGCAAGGAAAAAGCTACTATTTGTTACTCTTGTGGGAAGAAGGGTCACATGGCTAAAGATTTTCGAAAGCAAGCACCTAAGGAAAGCTCTACACTTAGACTTATGGCACCTCCAAGCAACAAGCCTACTGCACGCACTTTCAACATGACGGTTAAAGATGTCGTTGCTGATAATGATGTTATAGCAGGTACGCTTCTAGTTAATTCTGAAGATGCATGTATTTTAATTGATTCCGGTGCTACAAGATCTTTTATATCTTTGAACTTTATGAGTAAGTTGGGCATCGAGTCAGCTACGTTAGAAGAAGTTATGGCCATAGAAGTAGCAAACCAGGAAGTTGTCAATGTTGATCAA CCAGAGGGTAAACGAGTAATGATGTATGGACGAAAACAAAGGAAGAAGTTCTTAACCATGATGGAAGCAAAGAGATTCCTTCggcaaggatgtcaagcttatttagctcACGTAATAGACATAGAAAAGCACACCCCTAAGAACAAAGAAATTCCCGTGGTCAATGAATTTGAAGATGTCTTTCCGGAAGAATTATCGGGATTGCCCCCTAATAGGGAGATAGAATTCACGATCGACCTTGCTCCAGGAACACAGCCTATTTCTAAAGCACCTTATAGGATGGCACCCATTGAAATCAAGGAATTGGCGACCCAACTACAAGAGCTGCTAGAAAAGGGAGTGATTCGTCCTAGTGTGTCTCCTTAG